A stretch of the Sphingobacterium thalpophilum genome encodes the following:
- a CDS encoding ATP-dependent DNA ligase, which yields MKEFATLIHALDSSNKTNVKKEAIIAFLNEAPDKDKLWLLALMTGKRPKRPVSTKDLRTWALEITDIPEWLFIESYAAVGDLAETLALLLPPPTAASDRSLSEWMDAITRLQQATPAEKKSFVLDSWNALNTVERFIFNKLLGGSFRLGVSAKGLINTIAQHFAVEASVVAHSIMGEWHPDDVEFDKLIGGVYSDTNLSKPYPFCLAYPIEKELEDLGDISAWQAEYKWDGIRGQLIRRGDDTFIWSRGEELVTAQFPEISEALQQWTDSAVLDGEILAFKEGQVLNFSELQKRINRKAVTKILRQEVPVVVYLYDLLELNGTDLRLEPLAYRRKLLEEVYHRNHNTAIQLSPTISSTDWTELRSVQSASRTINSEGLMLKRKDSVYYAGRKKGGWWKWKVDPMSIDAVLIYAQKGSGRRSAHYTDYTFAVRDGDHLVSIAKAYSGLTDKEILEVSRYVKQNSLEKFGPVRTVRPELVFEIAFEGIGYSKRHKSGVALRFPRILRWRRDKKATDIDTLENVKKLIP from the coding sequence CCGGCAAGCGGCCAAAGCGACCGGTATCTACCAAAGATCTGAGGACCTGGGCACTGGAGATCACGGACATCCCGGAGTGGTTATTCATCGAGTCCTACGCTGCTGTTGGCGATCTTGCCGAAACCCTGGCGCTCCTTTTACCTCCGCCTACGGCGGCCAGCGACCGCAGTCTAAGCGAATGGATGGACGCCATTACCAGATTACAACAAGCCACTCCTGCGGAGAAAAAGTCCTTTGTACTCGATTCATGGAATGCATTGAATACGGTCGAACGATTCATTTTCAATAAGCTGCTCGGGGGAAGTTTCCGGCTGGGCGTTTCGGCCAAGGGCCTGATCAACACTATTGCGCAGCATTTTGCCGTTGAAGCCAGCGTTGTGGCACACAGTATTATGGGTGAATGGCATCCTGATGATGTAGAATTTGACAAACTGATCGGTGGCGTTTATAGTGATACCAATTTATCCAAGCCCTATCCATTCTGCCTTGCCTATCCGATCGAAAAAGAGCTGGAAGACCTGGGTGATATCAGCGCCTGGCAGGCAGAATATAAGTGGGACGGAATACGCGGTCAGCTGATCAGACGCGGGGACGACACCTTTATCTGGTCGCGGGGCGAAGAACTCGTCACTGCACAGTTCCCCGAAATCAGTGAGGCCCTTCAGCAATGGACCGACAGCGCCGTGCTGGACGGTGAGATCCTGGCGTTCAAAGAAGGACAAGTGCTCAATTTCTCCGAACTTCAGAAACGGATCAACAGAAAAGCAGTCACTAAGATATTGCGTCAGGAAGTGCCCGTCGTTGTGTATCTTTACGATTTATTGGAATTAAATGGCACCGATCTGCGCCTTGAACCCTTGGCCTACAGACGTAAACTACTGGAAGAGGTATACCATCGCAATCATAATACAGCCATACAGTTATCACCTACAATTAGCAGTACAGACTGGACGGAATTACGATCGGTACAATCGGCCTCCCGGACGATTAATAGTGAAGGCCTCATGCTTAAACGGAAAGACTCCGTTTACTATGCGGGCCGAAAAAAAGGCGGTTGGTGGAAATGGAAAGTTGACCCCATGAGCATCGATGCCGTGCTGATCTACGCGCAGAAAGGCAGTGGTCGACGTAGTGCGCATTATACCGACTACACGTTCGCGGTGCGGGATGGTGATCATCTAGTGAGCATAGCCAAGGCCTACTCAGGACTCACAGATAAGGAAATACTCGAAGTGAGCCGCTATGTCAAACAGAATTCACTGGAAAAATTCGGACCGGTGCGTACCGTCCGACCCGAACTTGTGTTTGAAATTGCCTTTGAAGGCATAGGATACAGCAAAAGACACAAGTCCGGTGTGGCCCTGCGCTTTCCCAGAATCCTGCGTTGGCGAAGAGATAAAAAAGCGACCGATATTGATACATTGGAAAACGTCAAAAAATTGATACCATAA
- a CDS encoding ligase-associated DNA damage response DEXH box helicase, with the protein MKNKSIHSEGFQIVNRYFESQGRSPFGFQRKTWESYSLGYSGLVIAPTGFGKTFSVFMAVLIDYMNHPEQYQKGLKLLWITPLRSLAKDLARAMQEAIDDIGLDWIVQVRNGDTDPKLRAQQTRAMPDILLVTPESLHLLLAQKQRDKFFKNLRCVTVDEWHELLGSKRGVMVELAISFLRSLQQSLLVWGITATIGNLDEALQVLLPTAEKRVKIVAREKKKIAIKPIYPEKVELLPWAGHLGGSLVDWVVPVILKSRSTILFTNTRSQSEMWYQLLLQAHPDFAGQIALHHSSIDAHIREWIEENLSNGKLKAVVSTSSLDLGVDFKPVDTAVQIGSSKGVARFMQRAGRSGHSPFETSVIYFVPTHSLELIEVAALKEAVRTQTIENRDPMVQTFDVLVQFMVTIALGGGFDQKQLQQIVAGTHAFQYMNDEEWEWCLYFITSGGKIGKRYEEFHKVVQNEEGKWIIRNRRIALLHRLNIGTIVGDAMMRVKFLSGGYIGMIEEYFISKLKKGERFVLAGRILELVMVKEMTVYVRGSSGKAITPSWLGGRLPLSTNLSHFLRKKLAEAKDPATGEPELRFLAPMIQRQENLSAVPGESEFLVEHISTREGHHLFFYPLEGRLIHEVMAALVAYRISLRYPISFSMAMNDYGFELFSDKEIPLDETQLREILSRDNLMADVISSINSAEMASRKFRDIAVISGLVIQNYPGTQQNNKSLQASSGIIFRVLMDHDPNNLLLKQAFSEVFNQQLEEPRLIKAFERINNSKIIYTFATEYTPLSFPIKVDSLRQSLSSEALLERIQRMENTRSPKSRRKK; encoded by the coding sequence TTGAAAAATAAGAGCATCCATAGCGAAGGTTTTCAGATCGTCAACCGTTATTTTGAGTCTCAGGGCCGCAGTCCATTCGGTTTTCAGCGCAAGACCTGGGAAAGTTACAGCCTGGGCTATAGCGGACTTGTTATTGCACCGACAGGTTTCGGAAAAACCTTTTCCGTCTTTATGGCAGTGCTGATCGACTACATGAACCATCCCGAACAATACCAAAAGGGATTGAAGCTCCTTTGGATCACACCCCTCCGATCGCTGGCCAAGGATCTGGCCCGCGCGATGCAGGAGGCCATAGATGATATCGGCCTAGACTGGATCGTGCAGGTGCGCAATGGCGATACAGACCCTAAGCTCAGGGCCCAGCAGACCCGCGCCATGCCCGATATCCTGCTGGTGACACCCGAGAGCTTACACCTGCTGCTCGCCCAGAAGCAGCGCGACAAGTTCTTCAAAAACCTCCGCTGTGTGACGGTCGACGAATGGCATGAGCTACTTGGGAGCAAGCGTGGCGTCATGGTCGAACTGGCGATTTCTTTTCTGCGGTCACTTCAGCAGTCGCTTCTTGTCTGGGGTATAACCGCCACGATCGGCAATCTGGACGAGGCCTTGCAGGTACTGCTGCCGACTGCAGAAAAAAGAGTAAAGATCGTGGCCAGAGAAAAAAAGAAAATCGCCATTAAGCCCATTTATCCTGAAAAAGTTGAGCTACTGCCCTGGGCGGGACATCTCGGAGGCAGTCTGGTCGACTGGGTCGTTCCGGTCATTCTGAAGAGCAGGAGCACGATTCTGTTTACCAATACCCGTAGCCAGAGCGAGATGTGGTACCAGCTACTGCTACAGGCTCACCCCGATTTTGCCGGACAGATTGCGCTGCACCACAGCTCCATTGATGCGCATATCCGCGAATGGATTGAAGAAAACCTGAGCAACGGAAAGCTCAAAGCAGTGGTATCGACCTCCTCGTTGGATCTTGGTGTAGACTTTAAGCCTGTGGACACCGCCGTGCAGATCGGATCAAGCAAAGGTGTAGCCAGATTTATGCAACGTGCTGGCAGAAGCGGACATAGCCCTTTTGAAACCTCTGTCATTTATTTTGTCCCAACACATTCCCTTGAGCTCATCGAAGTCGCTGCGCTCAAGGAAGCTGTCAGGACGCAGACCATTGAAAACCGGGATCCAATGGTACAGACCTTCGATGTGCTGGTGCAATTTATGGTCACCATTGCGTTGGGCGGCGGATTTGACCAGAAACAGTTACAACAGATTGTAGCTGGCACCCATGCCTTCCAGTATATGAATGATGAAGAATGGGAATGGTGCCTTTATTTCATTACTTCCGGCGGCAAAATAGGCAAGCGCTATGAAGAATTCCATAAGGTCGTGCAAAATGAAGAAGGCAAATGGATCATCAGAAACCGCCGCATTGCTTTGCTTCATCGTCTCAATATAGGTACCATCGTGGGCGATGCCATGATGCGGGTCAAATTTCTATCCGGCGGATACATCGGCATGATCGAAGAGTACTTTATTAGCAAACTGAAGAAAGGCGAACGTTTTGTTCTGGCAGGACGTATTCTAGAGCTGGTGATGGTCAAGGAAATGACGGTATATGTAAGGGGTTCATCCGGCAAGGCGATCACCCCAAGCTGGCTGGGCGGCAGGCTTCCGTTGTCCACCAACCTCAGCCATTTTTTGAGAAAGAAGCTCGCAGAGGCCAAAGACCCGGCTACCGGAGAGCCTGAACTCCGTTTCCTTGCGCCGATGATCCAGAGACAGGAAAATCTGTCTGCCGTTCCCGGCGAATCCGAGTTTCTTGTCGAGCACATCAGTACCCGCGAAGGTCATCATCTGTTCTTTTATCCTTTGGAAGGCCGCTTGATCCACGAGGTCATGGCTGCTCTGGTTGCTTACCGGATCAGCTTGCGTTATCCCATCAGTTTCTCGATGGCCATGAACGACTATGGCTTTGAACTGTTTTCCGACAAGGAAATTCCACTGGATGAAACACAGTTGCGCGAAATTCTGAGCCGCGACAATCTCATGGCGGATGTCATCAGCAGCATCAATTCCGCAGAAATGGCCAGCCGAAAATTTCGGGATATTGCCGTTATCTCCGGACTCGTCATTCAGAATTATCCGGGCACGCAGCAGAACAACAAATCACTGCAGGCGTCCTCCGGCATTATATTTCGGGTACTGATGGACCACGACCCCAATAATCTACTGCTCAAACAGGCCTTCAGCGAAGTCTTCAATCAGCAACTGGAAGAGCCGCGGCTAATAAAAGCTTTTGAAAGGATCAATAATAGCAAGATCATCTATACCTTTGCAACGGAGTATACACCTTTGAGCTTCCCGATCAAGGTCGACAGTTTACGTCAGTCGCTTTCGAGCGAGGCCTTATTAGAGCGGATTCAGCGTATGGAAAATACCCGCAGCCCAAAAAGCAGGAGAAAAAAATGA
- the pdeM gene encoding ligase-associated DNA damage response endonuclease PdeM translates to MNIQEQSITFNKQQLILNNQRTIFWRDQNSLILSDLHLGKAAHFRKHGIAIPAEASTADLHRLAALIAHYRAAQVIVVGDLIHAGINQEVQALQQLRAAYPDLQIQLVKGNHDRQSAGLAKQFGIHCHDDLLEIEQICFEHQPRPSATSFRISGHLHPGISITIPPRRQLRLPCFWISEHQIILPAFSRFTGLDSRQMPREYRCYAVLEDSLLPINTR, encoded by the coding sequence ATGAACATTCAGGAGCAAAGTATTACATTTAATAAACAACAGCTAATTCTTAACAATCAACGAACTATATTCTGGAGAGACCAGAACAGCCTGATCCTTTCCGACCTTCATCTGGGCAAAGCAGCCCATTTTAGGAAGCATGGGATTGCCATTCCAGCCGAGGCCTCAACCGCCGATCTTCACAGACTGGCCGCGCTGATTGCACATTACCGCGCAGCCCAAGTCATCGTCGTGGGCGATCTTATCCATGCAGGGATCAATCAAGAAGTGCAGGCCCTCCAACAACTTAGAGCAGCTTATCCCGACCTTCAGATCCAGCTCGTAAAAGGGAATCATGACCGACAGTCCGCAGGCCTTGCCAAACAGTTCGGCATCCACTGCCACGACGATCTTCTTGAAATCGAACAGATTTGCTTTGAGCACCAACCCCGGCCCAGCGCAACCTCTTTCCGTATTTCAGGTCATCTTCACCCCGGCATAAGCATCACCATCCCTCCCCGGAGACAGCTGCGACTGCCCTGTTTCTGGATATCCGAACATCAGATTATATTGCCAGCTTTCAGCAGATTCACCGGGCTAGACAGCCGCCAGATGCCCCGGGAGTACCGTTGCTACGCTGTGCTCGAGGACTCCCTGCTCCCCATAAACACACGGTAG
- a CDS encoding helix-turn-helix transcriptional regulator, producing the protein MINFNLVRLILDCIMVVKSKIVELAEWLFEEEIPDSYVPDKPLVEKKVSIHRDPVHMENFQLSTSGLFILHAKMQFDRPVRVLTEIGGETITSQFIFFKPTDSKLPYGMSRHNIRYIPSVKSVHEVEPGIEYTYFIAVISKEYYLSLIKRDSLLHQQFVHEIEKGEYVSFSEEDLMATYEMQHTITELIESKKKGEIRRLHTESRVVELLMYQFEQYNERNENAAPLFHEEDVQRLELARQILEQRVANPPTQKELAAEVLTSESKLRKDFKEYFSVTIHDYLTRIRMEKARNYLLQDKMTVYEVALLTGYGHQNNFSSAFKKYYGISPGELKM; encoded by the coding sequence TTGATTAATTTTAACCTCGTCAGGCTTATTTTGGATTGTATCATGGTGGTGAAAAGTAAAATAGTAGAGTTGGCTGAATGGCTTTTTGAAGAAGAGATTCCGGATAGCTATGTACCCGACAAGCCTCTTGTCGAAAAAAAAGTGTCTATCCACAGGGATCCGGTGCACATGGAAAATTTCCAGCTTTCGACTTCAGGCCTGTTTATCCTGCATGCCAAAATGCAGTTTGACCGTCCTGTACGGGTGCTCACCGAGATCGGGGGGGAGACAATCACAAGCCAGTTTATTTTTTTTAAACCTACAGACAGTAAATTGCCGTACGGAATGAGCCGTCATAATATCCGATATATTCCCTCCGTCAAGTCTGTTCATGAAGTAGAACCGGGAATTGAATATACCTATTTTATTGCGGTCATTTCCAAGGAATATTACCTCAGTCTCATAAAGCGGGACTCGTTACTGCACCAGCAGTTTGTGCATGAAATAGAAAAGGGAGAATATGTTTCGTTCTCGGAGGAGGACCTGATGGCGACCTATGAAATGCAGCACACGATTACGGAACTCATTGAGTCGAAAAAGAAAGGTGAAATCCGCCGGCTGCATACGGAATCGCGTGTGGTGGAACTGCTGATGTACCAGTTTGAACAGTACAACGAGAGAAACGAAAATGCGGCGCCGCTATTCCATGAAGAGGATGTACAGCGTCTGGAACTGGCTCGGCAGATCTTGGAACAGCGTGTTGCGAATCCGCCGACACAGAAGGAGCTTGCGGCAGAAGTACTTACCAGCGAAAGCAAACTGCGTAAAGACTTCAAGGAATATTTTTCTGTGACGATCCATGACTATCTGACCAGAATACGTATGGAGAAAGCCAGGAACTATCTGCTCCAGGATAAAATGACCGTCTATGAGGTGGCCCTTCTGACCGGCTATGGGCACCAGAATAACTTTAGCAGTGCGTTCAAGAAATATTACGGTATCTCGCCGGGCGAGCTGAAGATGTAG
- a CDS encoding heme ABC transporter ATP-binding protein: MLRVEKINYEVNGRKLLRDITFQVRKGEILAVLGANGAGKSTLMGVLCGDKKPDSGAVHLNGIPLAEYDPVALSRCRALLSQQQQMTLSFKVEEIVLMGRYPHYKNTPGQHDLKVVAETMDLCGVSAFAGRDFLSLSGGEQQRVHLARILAQIWDNPDALLLLDEPIAALDLHYQQKVLAIARALARKGFMVVLIVHDVNFAAMYADRILMLKNGRKLFHGTPVEVLAQKEIYTIFSVESNVIMNPRTLKPYVQLEEMNVELD; encoded by the coding sequence ATGTTGCGTGTAGAAAAAATCAACTACGAGGTGAATGGCCGTAAGCTGCTCAGGGATATTACCTTTCAGGTACGCAAGGGGGAAATACTGGCCGTCCTTGGAGCCAATGGCGCAGGAAAATCAACTTTAATGGGTGTGCTCTGCGGAGATAAGAAACCGGATTCAGGAGCCGTCCATCTCAATGGTATTCCGCTGGCTGAGTATGATCCGGTGGCTCTTTCCCGATGTAGGGCATTGTTGAGCCAGCAACAGCAGATGACACTAAGTTTTAAAGTCGAGGAAATCGTGCTGATGGGCAGATATCCGCATTATAAAAATACGCCGGGACAACATGATCTTAAAGTCGTGGCCGAAACCATGGATCTTTGTGGTGTATCGGCTTTTGCGGGACGCGATTTCCTGAGCTTGTCGGGTGGTGAACAGCAACGTGTCCATCTGGCCCGTATCCTTGCACAGATCTGGGATAATCCTGATGCCCTGTTGCTACTGGACGAACCTATCGCCGCGCTGGATCTGCATTATCAGCAAAAAGTGCTCGCGATAGCCCGCGCACTGGCGCGAAAAGGCTTTATGGTCGTACTGATCGTGCACGATGTCAACTTTGCGGCCATGTATGCCGACCGTATTCTGATGCTCAAAAATGGACGTAAGCTGTTTCACGGTACGCCGGTAGAGGTGCTGGCACAGAAGGAAATATATACTATTTTTTCGGTTGAATCGAATGTGATTATGAATCCGCGCACGTTAAAACCTTATGTGCAGCTGGAAGAAATGAATGTAGAACTTGATTAG
- a CDS encoding FecCD family ABC transporter permease, with protein MQRKQKFIVLALSLVLLFTCVVALGMGAYHIPAEDVLSLLAQKLGLPSAGRDAMQQDVLFEIRMPRLLLGLLVGAALGISGAGIQGIFRNPLAEPGLIGISSGASLFAVLIIAFETFLFTSLSAWIGYYMLAAGAFVGAGLTAFVVYRIASKNGRPNVTTMLLAGIAINAFAGALTGLMTYMSTEQQLRTITFWMLGSLGGATWDNVLAVAPFIVIPVLILPFFGKSLNAFALGELQADLLGMRTDRVKRWVVILSTLAVGASVAVSGIIGFVGLIIPHTVRLMGGADHRFVLPASLLLGALVLTLADVIARVLVAPIELPIGVITALLGTPIFLYILIRDK; from the coding sequence GTGCAAAGGAAACAGAAATTCATAGTACTGGCATTGAGCTTAGTATTATTATTTACTTGTGTTGTTGCTTTAGGTATGGGCGCATATCATATTCCAGCCGAAGATGTCCTCTCGCTTTTGGCGCAAAAGCTGGGGCTGCCCAGTGCCGGCCGGGATGCCATGCAGCAGGACGTATTATTTGAGATCCGCATGCCGCGTCTTTTGCTCGGACTGCTGGTCGGCGCCGCACTCGGAATCTCTGGAGCGGGTATTCAGGGCATCTTTCGTAATCCGCTTGCTGAACCGGGGTTGATCGGCATTTCCTCGGGAGCCTCCTTATTTGCGGTGCTGATCATTGCTTTTGAGACCTTTCTCTTTACATCGCTATCGGCATGGATCGGCTACTATATGCTGGCTGCAGGGGCTTTTGTCGGGGCGGGACTCACAGCCTTTGTCGTTTACCGGATTGCCAGCAAAAATGGCAGGCCCAATGTCACCACGATGCTGCTCGCGGGAATTGCCATCAATGCCTTTGCGGGGGCGCTCACCGGACTGATGACTTATATGTCCACTGAACAGCAGCTCCGGACGATCACCTTCTGGATGCTGGGGAGTCTGGGGGGCGCTACCTGGGATAATGTGCTGGCTGTGGCTCCCTTCATTGTTATCCCTGTACTGATTTTACCTTTTTTTGGCAAGTCACTGAATGCTTTTGCGCTGGGCGAACTGCAGGCTGATCTGCTGGGAATGCGCACAGACCGTGTCAAACGCTGGGTGGTGATTTTGTCCACCCTTGCTGTAGGTGCATCTGTTGCCGTATCAGGCATTATCGGTTTTGTGGGGCTCATCATCCCGCATACAGTTCGGCTCATGGGGGGGGCTGATCACCGTTTTGTGCTTCCGGCATCTTTACTCCTGGGCGCGCTGGTGCTGACACTGGCTGATGTGATCGCACGTGTTTTGGTGGCACCGATCGAATTGCCGATCGGGGTGATCACTGCGCTCCTGGGGACCCCCATATTTTTGTACATTTTAATCAGGGATAAATGA
- a CDS encoding heme/hemin ABC transporter substrate-binding protein produces the protein MSRFYRITLCCLLHIGGWVTAQERIITLNSSLTETVYGLGVGKRMVATDVTSISPKAAAALPRVSKNRSVSAEGLLSFRPTVVIANEGDLSKAVIQQIRAAGVRYVSIRPDYSAQGALRYIQEVADAVGESAAGRNLVSRTKISLDHTLELVRKENRGKEPPKVLFIYARGTGTMSVAGKGSSLDAMISLAGGKNAVQEFSDFKPYTTEALVQANPDIVLMFDFGASSLGGKEAILKLPGMRITNAGKHGRILVMNASLLVNFSNRLPDAILELHRGFRNVMDSK, from the coding sequence ATGAGTAGATTTTATAGGATTACACTATGCTGTCTGCTGCACATCGGAGGATGGGTGACGGCACAGGAAAGAATTATTACCTTGAATAGCTCGTTGACCGAAACGGTCTACGGACTGGGGGTCGGGAAACGGATGGTAGCTACTGATGTAACGAGTATATCTCCCAAAGCGGCAGCGGCACTGCCAAGGGTAAGCAAGAACCGGTCGGTATCTGCTGAGGGCTTACTGTCCTTCAGACCCACGGTTGTGATCGCCAATGAAGGTGATCTGTCCAAAGCGGTTATTCAGCAGATCCGTGCTGCGGGGGTCCGCTATGTTTCGATTCGGCCCGACTATTCGGCACAGGGCGCGCTTCGGTATATCCAGGAAGTGGCGGATGCCGTAGGGGAATCTGCGGCTGGAAGAAATCTCGTGTCCCGCACTAAAATAAGCCTGGATCATACGCTAGAGCTGGTACGGAAGGAAAATAGGGGTAAAGAACCGCCAAAAGTATTGTTCATTTATGCCCGCGGTACTGGTACCATGAGCGTAGCGGGCAAGGGCAGCAGCCTGGATGCCATGATCAGCCTGGCGGGCGGAAAAAATGCGGTTCAGGAGTTCTCAGATTTTAAACCGTATACGACGGAAGCTTTAGTGCAGGCGAATCCGGACATCGTGCTGATGTTTGACTTTGGTGCCAGCAGTCTGGGCGGAAAAGAGGCTATTTTAAAGTTGCCGGGCATGCGTATCACCAACGCGGGCAAACATGGGCGAATCCTCGTGATGAATGCCTCCCTGCTGGTGAATTTCAGCAATCGCCTGCCGGACGCCATCCTGGAGTTGCACCGTGGTTTTAGAAATGTAATGGATTCAAAATAG
- a CDS encoding TonB-dependent receptor, which translates to MFKSILSFRTSTLIALCTWQLHHVEAQEKWKISGVLKNESNKAIADATVYLYPDKYVFKTDSAGRFHFKQLYAGRYEVLVQALGYQQHRQVVDLEEHNQLLQIALKSEVRQIGTVEVNRKAEAVDNLIKAENAAMPVKVITKREIELMGSRRLDEVLKEQTGMAIVNDIAGGSRAVGVQIQGFSSNYVMVLVDGQPMLGRNSGNFDLSRISVTNIERIEIIKGASSCLYGSDALGGAINIITRHGAVTPQAQASLLYGSLNTVDATLEAETPFANQRGSAVFSGNYYRTDGFNTDKQYLDSKSTTFPPYTNYSFQGRVRYRTSKNGTVGITGRYAARASEMINAWSESATLQDKQKDQDINLSASYDHNFQSGLRSMTRYYFSRFHSQIAAQWLQQGIVASAEQFGQNVHRIEQQFAYSPAHQVKLTGGIGGSLELMDNQDLDGKRSLNSAFAYLQTEWKPVDRLLTTLGLRYDQTNVYKGHLSPSLGLQYHLSPTLLIKGGIGAGFKAPDYKMRYQVFFNPAANYLVVGSERVADVIAAMDQAGELSYKNSYMLNLVAGNLKAETSLSNNIGLTWNPSSRFQADFSLFYHRINNQINTVSVGNGTSIAQIYSYRNLPKAMNKGFEVSLTYQATKDLQLSMGYQYLIAKDLSVLDSIAKGSYPYNQINDPATGEYRQSKKSDYWGIEDRSRHMFNAKAQYEYKPWAVHVNARINFRSATPFQEYNGNQFIDKYDIFIPYHTLVNITVEKSLMNRRLTLRLIGDNLFNFTSRYLLGQPGRIIMGGVSYRWIKE; encoded by the coding sequence GTGTTTAAAAGCATTCTATCCTTTCGAACGAGTACCTTGATTGCCCTATGTACCTGGCAGCTTCACCATGTAGAAGCACAGGAAAAATGGAAGATCTCTGGCGTATTGAAGAACGAATCCAATAAAGCCATAGCCGACGCCACCGTTTATCTCTATCCGGATAAGTATGTTTTTAAAACCGATTCGGCTGGGAGGTTTCACTTTAAGCAGCTGTACGCCGGCCGTTATGAAGTCCTGGTGCAGGCCCTGGGGTACCAGCAGCATCGGCAGGTTGTCGATCTGGAGGAACACAACCAGCTGCTGCAGATTGCGCTGAAATCCGAAGTCCGGCAGATCGGCACCGTCGAGGTCAATCGTAAGGCAGAGGCCGTGGACAACCTCATTAAAGCAGAAAATGCGGCCATGCCTGTCAAGGTAATCACCAAACGGGAGATCGAACTGATGGGCAGCCGCCGTCTGGATGAGGTACTCAAAGAGCAGACCGGCATGGCCATAGTCAATGATATTGCCGGCGGTTCCAGAGCTGTGGGCGTACAGATTCAGGGATTCAGCAGCAACTATGTGATGGTGCTCGTAGACGGCCAGCCTATGCTGGGCCGCAATAGTGGCAACTTTGACCTATCCCGTATTTCCGTGACCAATATCGAACGCATCGAGATCATCAAGGGGGCCTCTTCCTGCTTATACGGCAGTGATGCGCTGGGCGGAGCCATCAATATTATCACTCGTCACGGAGCTGTTACACCACAGGCGCAGGCATCTCTTCTCTATGGCAGCCTCAATACCGTCGATGCCACATTGGAGGCTGAAACACCTTTTGCCAATCAACGTGGGAGCGCCGTCTTTTCGGGCAATTACTACCGTACCGACGGTTTCAATACAGACAAACAGTACCTCGATTCGAAGAGTACGACATTCCCACCCTATACCAATTACAGTTTTCAGGGCCGTGTACGCTATCGTACCAGTAAGAATGGAACAGTAGGTATCACCGGACGTTATGCAGCCCGAGCGTCCGAAATGATCAATGCCTGGTCCGAATCGGCCACCTTACAGGACAAACAAAAAGATCAGGACATCAACCTCTCCGCAAGCTACGACCATAATTTCCAATCGGGACTGCGCAGCATGACGCGCTATTATTTCTCACGCTTCCACTCGCAGATTGCCGCACAGTGGTTACAGCAGGGCATTGTGGCAAGTGCCGAGCAGTTTGGACAGAACGTACACCGCATCGAACAGCAATTTGCTTATAGTCCTGCACACCAGGTAAAACTCACCGGAGGCATAGGCGGTAGTCTCGAGCTGATGGACAATCAGGATCTGGATGGCAAACGCTCATTAAATAGCGCGTTTGCTTATTTACAGACCGAATGGAAACCTGTGGACCGCTTGCTGACGACACTCGGTCTACGCTACGATCAGACGAATGTCTACAAGGGTCACCTGAGTCCAAGTCTAGGCCTGCAATACCACCTCAGTCCTACACTGTTGATCAAAGGCGGTATTGGGGCAGGTTTCAAGGCGCCCGACTATAAGATGCGTTATCAGGTCTTCTTCAATCCCGCGGCCAATTACCTTGTCGTCGGTTCAGAACGTGTCGCCGACGTCATTGCGGCAATGGATCAAGCCGGAGAGCTCAGCTACAAGAACAGCTACATGCTCAATTTGGTGGCAGGCAACCTCAAGGCTGAAACCAGTCTGTCCAACAATATTGGGCTTACCTGGAATCCTTCAAGCAGATTTCAGGCAGATTTTTCCCTGTTCTATCATCGGATCAACAATCAGATCAACACAGTCAGTGTAGGTAATGGTACCAGTATTGCTCAGATCTATAGCTACCGAAACCTGCCAAAAGCGATGAACAAAGGATTTGAAGTCTCCCTCACTTACCAGGCAACCAAAGATCTGCAATTGTCGATGGGCTATCAATATTTGATTGCCAAAGACCTGAGTGTGCTGGACAGTATTGCGAAAGGCAGTTATCCATATAACCAGATCAATGATCCTGCTACAGGCGAATATCGGCAGAGCAAAAAATCAGATTATTGGGGTATTGAGGACCGTTCGAGACACATGTTCAACGCAAAAGCGCAATACGAATATAAACCTTGGGCTGTCCATGTCAATGCGCGGATCAATTTCAGAAGCGCCACACCTTTTCAGGAATACAATGGCAACCAGTTTATCGACAAATACGACATCTTTATTCCCTACCACACACTGGTGAATATCACGGTAGAAAAGAGTCTGATGAACCGAAGATTAACCCTCCGTCTGATCGGCGATAACCTATTTAATTTCACCAGCCGTTATCTCTTAGGACAGCCCGGACGGATTATCATGGGCGGGGTCAGCTATCGGTGGATAAAAGAATAA